From one Mycolicibacterium sp. HK-90 genomic stretch:
- a CDS encoding DUF4304 domain-containing protein: protein MGGGTADGSLQRAYATMVSADVGPFLRARGFDVSGSSFERERGPLYDVLNFQADRHNGTMSWHGFFVNVGIGSAEVDTACPGYERVEHPLKGSLLQRRWEHLVSDLPHEVRFDHRTDMRQFAAALCDGLDLVLTEMERTSTTKQLVRYAVNHNLLIEYDKTCRYLAAIDDIDTLTEYVSTLHDCFGGQDRWSIFDREITTAVGRWAPALRERGVLGPFPAHDR, encoded by the coding sequence ATGGGTGGGGGGACAGCCGATGGTTCATTGCAACGTGCGTACGCAACAATGGTTTCCGCCGATGTCGGCCCCTTCCTGCGAGCGCGCGGTTTCGACGTATCCGGGTCCAGCTTCGAGCGGGAACGGGGACCGCTCTACGACGTGCTCAACTTTCAAGCCGACCGGCACAACGGCACGATGTCGTGGCATGGATTCTTTGTCAACGTGGGTATCGGTTCGGCTGAGGTCGACACCGCGTGCCCTGGATACGAGCGGGTGGAGCACCCACTCAAAGGTTCGCTACTGCAACGTCGTTGGGAGCATTTGGTATCCGATCTGCCCCACGAGGTGCGTTTCGATCATCGCACCGATATGCGGCAATTCGCTGCCGCGCTCTGCGACGGCTTAGATCTGGTGCTGACCGAGATGGAACGAACAAGCACCACAAAGCAGTTGGTGCGATACGCCGTCAACCACAACTTGCTGATCGAATACGACAAGACCTGTCGATACCTGGCCGCCATCGACGATATCGACACGCTGACGGAATACGTATCGACGTTGCACGATTGCTTCGGGGGCCAAGATCGTTGGTCGATCTTCGACCGCGAAATCACTACGGCTGTCGGGCGCTGGGCGCCGGCGCTGCGGGAGCGCGGAGTCCTTGGCCCGTTTCCGGCACACGACCGGTGA